The DNA segment CGGCTGCAAAGCCTAAATTTGAAGCGGGAACGAAAAATGCATAGCCTTTGCCGCGACGATTTGGGCTAGAGGCGGCTAAATTTAGCGAGAAACGAAGGAGAAGATTTGGCGACGAAGTTTTATACGTTTACCGGCGAGAGCAGTATGGAGGCGCTAAAAAAGGCGCAGGCTCAGTGCGGCGAGAGGGCGATCTTGGTAACGACGAAGCAAATCCAGCCAAAGACGATAAACAAAAAGCCGCTTTATGAAATTTTAGTCAGCGTCGAAGAGGACGCGAGCGAGCAGAAAAAAAATCAGCCCCAAAAGCAAAATTTAAAGGGCTACGAGGAGTTTTTGCGCGCTCAAACGCCAAAGGAAGAAAGACCGCAAAAGATCATTTTAGACGAGCGCGAGCTTTTTAGAGCCGAGCAGCAAAACGCCAAAGCGGCGGTAAATTTGACCCAAAATTCCGCAAGAACCGCGCCGGGGAATCAAAACTACAAAACCGCTCAAAACAGCGGCGAGGACATACTCCTAAACATCTCAAAAGCCGCAAAAGAAATAAGTCAGATAGCAAATATCGAAACCGCGCCGGGCCGTCAGGATCAAATTTACGACAAAAAGATCGATGACGTCGCAAGGCAGGTAAGTATGCTTAGCGAAAAAGTAAATATGATAGCCGATATGTTCTGGGAAGAACGAGCGAGCGCCAGAAACAACCTAATCATACCGCCCGAGTTTGCCGGCATCTACAAAGACGCCAAAAATAGCGGCATGAAAGAAGAACACCTAGAGCAGATAATGAAAATAACCGCGGAAAATATGTCGCCTCAGATGAAGGCTAATCCGACCGCGGTGAGGAGATATTTCAGCTCGCTGCTTAGAAAGATGCTTCCGTGCAGGAGCGAAGAGGACAACAGAAAACAAAAGATCATGATGCTGGTTGGGCCTACCGGAGTTGGTAAAACTACGACTCTGGCCAAGCTCGCGGCAAGATTTGCCTACGGCGAGGGCAGACGCGCGAAAACTGGTATCATCACGCTTGATACCTACCGTATCGGCGCGGTCGAGCAGCTGTTTCAATACGCAAAGATGATGAAGCTGCCAATCCTTGACGTTATCGAGGTAGAGGACTTTAAAAACGCGCTAAAGCAGCTAAATCACTGCGAAGTGATCCTCATAGACACCACGGGCAGCTCGCAGTACGATAAAGAAAAGCTAGCTAGGCTTGAAATGTTTTTAAAACATAGCGACGCGCAAATAGATGTAAATTTGGTGCTTTCGGCGGGCTCAAAGATCGATGATATGCTCGAAATTTACAACGGTTTTAGCTTCCTTGACATCGACACCCTGATCATCACCAAATTTGACGAAACCAAAATTTTCGGTAACGTATTTTCGCTAGTTTACGAGATAAATAAACCCGTTAGCTTCTTTTGCTTAGGGCAGGAGGTACCTGATGATATCATGGTAGCAAAAAGCGAGTTTTTGGTCGATTGCCTCTTGCAAGGGTTTAATAAGGATAAAAAATGAACACTCAAGCCGAGAAATTAAAAGATATAGTAGCGTCTAAATCAAATGCAAAAAACACGCGCTTCATCGCCGTAACCAGCGGCAAAGGCGGCGTTGGCAAGAGCACCATAAGCGCAAATTTGGCAAATATCCTCGCTAGAAACGGCTACAAAGTCGCGCTTTTTGACGCGGATATAGGGCTAGCGAATTTAGACGTCATCTTAAACGTGCGTATGAGTAAAAATTTGCTCCACGTGCTAAAAGGCGAGTGCTCGCTAAAAGATATCTTGATCGAGGTAAAGCCGAATTTGACGTTGATTCCTGGCGAGAGCGGAGACGAGATACTTAAATTTAACAACCAATTTTTATACGAGCGCTTTTTCGAGGAGTCCTCGAGCCTTGACGAGCTTGATTTTATCATCATCGACACGGGTGCGGGCATCGGCGGAAATACGCGCTTGTTTTTAGAGGCCGCAGACGAGGTTATCGTCGTCACCGTGCCCGATCCAGCCGCGATCACCGACGCTTATGCGGTCATAAAAGTGACTTCAAAAAACAAAGACAACATCTCGATGCTTTTTAATATGGTAAAGAGCGAAAAGGAGGCGGTTAGGATATTTGAACATATCCGCAAGGTGGCCAAGGCAAATATCGAAAATCCGCTAAATTTGGAGTTTTTAGGCGCTATCAGCGAGGATAAAAACGTATCTCGCAGCATAAAACAGCGCACACTTTTTACCGATGACAGTAAATTTGACGCTGCTAGTATGGAGCTTGAGCAGGTGGCGTCAAAGCTACTTTATAGATTGGAACAAAAAGTGCTTAATCCAAACGTAACCAATAGCTTTAGCGGCTTTTTTAGGCGGTTAATAGAGCAATTTTAAATTTAGGATTTTACTTTGAGAGCGGAAAATTTTATAGCGTTTTTTACGGTTTGCGGATTTTTCATCGGCGTGACTTTTTCGACGTTAAAGCTGAGCGACCCGATCGATATGCTGATTTATACGTTTTTAGTCACGTTTTTTTTCTATCTTTTGGTGCACGTGGTTATTATAAATTATTTAGACGTCAAAGCATCGTTAAAAAGGCGGTTTGACAAGGAACTATACGAGCAAAGGGCCGATTATCTAATCGGCGAACTAGGCCTTAGGGAAAAGCGAATAGATAATCTCTTAAGCAAGCTCGCCAGCGAAAATATACTGATAAAACAAACGTTAAATAAGAGCAACGAAAGTAATGCAAAAGCCGCCTAATCCATACGCCCAGACGATAAAAAAGGAGCAAGACGACATCGTGCTAGCCTATATGCCCGCTCTTCGCGCGATGGCTTTTAGGCTAAAGGAGCGCTTGCCCTCTCATATCGACGTTAGCGACCTGATCGGAGCAGGGCTTGAGGAGATGGTGAAGCTCTCCAGAAAATACGACAAAGAGCAAAACGACTCGTTTTGGGGCTACGCGCAAAAGCGAGTTTACGGTGCGATGCTTGATTTTTTACGCAGGCTTGACGTGGTTAGCCGCTCGGACCGCACTTTGGTAAAGTCTATCGAGACTCTCGTAGATGAGTATTTTAATAAATTTGAGCACGAGCCCGACGATGCGTATATCGCAGGCAAGCTGGGCATCGATGTAGAAAAAGTAAGCGAAGCAAGAAACGTGAGCGCGGTCGTCGCCGTCTTAAATATCGATGATCAAATGGAGCTAATGAGCGAGGAAAATACGCTCGAGCAGGTCGAAAAAGAGGACTTGATAGAAAAGATAGCTCAAATTTTAAACGAATTTGAGGAGCGCGATCAGCTCATCGTGCAGCTTTATTATTACGAGGAGCTCAGTCTAAAGGAGATTAGCGAAATTTTGGGTATCACCGAGAGCAGGATCTCGCAGATCCATAAGCGCTTGATGGATAAAATAAGAAAAAAGCTTGAGGGCAAATAATGGCGGACATTTTAAGTCAAGAAGAGATAGACGCGCTGCTTGAGGTCGTGGATGACGAAGAGGCGAGCGAGTCGATCGGCGAGGGCGGCAAAGAAGAGCAGCGCCAGGTAATAATCTATGATTTTAAACGCCCAAACCGCGTCAGCAAAGAGCAGCTGCGCGCGATAAAGGGCATACACGACAAGCTCGCGAGAAATTTGGCTTCTCAAATTTCAAGCGTTATGAGAAGTATCGTGGAGATCCGCCTGCACAGCGTGGATCAGATGACCTACGGCGAGTTTTTGATGAGTTTGCCGAGTCCGACTAGCTTTAACGTCTTTTCGATCAAGCCGCTTGACGGCAACTGCGTTTTGGAGATAAACCCGAGCATCGCATTTCCGATGATAGATCGCCTGCTGGGCGGCAACGGCGAGGGCTTTGAGGCTAGCAGAGAGCTAACCGATATCGAAGTAAATTTGCTTGACGCGATCCTAAGGATGATGATGCAGCGCCTAAAAGAGAGCTGGTCGATGATCACCGATATGTATCCAAACGTCGAGGCTAAAGAGAGCAGCCCGAACGTCGTGCAAATCGTCAGCCAAAACGAGATCGTGATAATGGTCGTCATGGAGATCATCGTAGGAAATTCCAGCGGTATGATAAATATCTGCTATCCGGTTATCTACCTCGAGCCGATACTAAGCCGCCTGGCTAACCGAGACATAATGCTTGGCGAAACGAGCGCGAAAAAGAGCCGAAACAAAGAGCTAAAAACGCTGATCGGGCGCGCTGAGGTGCTGTATGAGGCGATACTGGGCAAAAGCGTCGTTAGCGTAAATGAGTTTTTAAATTTAAAAGAGGGCGACATACTGCGCCTTGACCGCTCGGCAAACGACAAAGCTATCGTCACGATCGATAAAAAAGAGGTGTTTTTGGCCGAGGTCGGGCTACATAGATTTAGAAAATCTATCCGCATAGAAGAGCTCATCAGGAGCGACAAAGACGAGATCAAAAACATCCTAGAGCAGTACGAAGAAGAGCGCAAAGCAAAGCTAATGAGCTACGAGCAAGAAGACGAAGAAGATGAGGATAATATATTAGGCGGGGGTGAAGACGATGAATGATTTTTTGAAAATTTTCGTAAATGAAGTAAAGGCTACGATCGAGGGACTAACGGGCAAAACGCCTGAAATAGGCGAGAGGAACGAATACGACGCGCCCAAGCAAGAAGGCATCAAGCCGCCTCTAGTCGTGGCAAACGTGACCGTCGGCGGCGACGTGACCGCAAAGATGATGCTGGTGGCCACGCCGGTGCTAATGAGCGCGATCGGCGAGTGGATGCTCGGAGAAGAAGAGATCTCGCGCAACGAAAATTTAAGCGAGGACGAGCTGGACGCCGCAAAAGAGGTATTTTCAAATATCCTCGGCGCATTTTCCACGAGCCTTGGCGCACAAAAGGGTATGCCAAAGCTAAATTTCGAGGTCGCGAAGGTAAATTTTCTCGACGAGAGCGCGAATTTAGACGTAAGCGCATTTGAAAAAATTTACATTTACTCGGTTAAAATCGGAGACGTCAGCGAGCATATCGCCGTCGTGCTTGATTTTGCCTTAGTTAAATTTTTAAACAAAGATCAAAAAGAGTCCGCCCAACAAGCAGCTACCGCAAAAAGCGATCTAATCGCCGAGGAGATGCGAAATATCGGGCTCATTATGGACGTGCGCCTGCCGCTTCACGTGCGCATCGGCTCCAAAAGGATGCTGCTAAAAGACGTGCTCACGATGGACATAGGCTCGGTCATTGAGCTAAATCAGCTCGCAAACGACCCGCTTGAAATTTTGATCAGCGACAAGGTCGTGGCCCTAGGCGAGGTCGTCATCGTGGACGGCAACTTCGGCATCCAGATCACTCAGATCGGCACGAAAAAAGAGCGTCTCGAGCAGCTTAGATAAGGTTAAATTTAGAAATTAAATCCGGCTTCGTTTTAGCTCGTGCTCAAATTTGACGGCGTTTTAGCTAAATTTGAATGCTGAATTTACGACATAAATTTGCCAGGCACCGCTCGCCCTGCCGTATTTTTAAAATCCGGCACTTAAATTTTACGCGGTAGGCGACAAAAGCGGCGATTTAGCGTAAATTTGAGGCGAGTCGGGCTTTCAAATTTAAATCGCTCGCTCAAAATCGCCATCCTCCCAAAGCGCAAGCCAAATTTACGGGCAAATTTAAAGCCGCCCTATTAAACTCGCGAATTTAAACCTTGCTTGAATGGTTTCGTCAAATTTGGCCGCCATCCGCGTGTCATTTGTTTTTAAATCCATTTTAGCTATTATTGCCTTTGCGCTTACGAGCTAAATTTTGACGCTTTTTGCGGCTTGCGCAGGTTTAAACTAAACAAAAGAGAAATAATGGATGAAATTTTAAACGATCTGGCCAAATTTAGGGATTTTGCTACTTATAAAAATCCAAGCGTTACGTTTTTCGGTTCGGCTAGATTTGATGAGAGCAGCAAATACTGTAAAATGGCTTTTAGCCTTGCAAAGGAGCTTGCAGACGGCGGTTTCGCGGTCGTTAGCGGCGGAGGGCCGGGCGTGATGGAAGCGGCCAATAAAGGAGCGTACGAGAGCGGCAAAAGTCCGTCGATAGGCCTAAATATCGTGCTTCCGTTTGAGCAAGTGACAAACAGATACGCCACGAGCAACTTCGTTTTTTCAAATTTATCCGCTCGCAAATTTGCCCTCATCGAGCGCTCGAGAGCGTTTTTGGTATTTCCGGGCGGCTTTGGGACGCTTGACGAGCTGTTTGAGATCCTGGTGCTCGCGCAAATCGGCGCTAAAAAAGCTAAAATTTTCCTCATCGGAAGCGAGTTTTGGGGTAAGCTCGATGATTTCATCAAAACCACGTTGATACACGAAAAAGCCGTCAGCGAGGAGGATCTGTCGCTTTATACGATCAGCGACGATCTGAACGCAGTGCGGGACGAGATTTTGGGGATTTTAAACTAATCGGGAGCAAAAAACGGAATGGTGGGCTTTGCCGGCTTTGCCCGCGATCGCTTCGAGATTGATTTTAAGCCAAAGCGGCGCTAAATTTATCAAATTTTGCGTCGGCCTCGTTGCGTTTGATATTTTATATTTTGCGCTTTTTAAAAAGTTAATTATTGCAAATCGTCTTTATATTTGTGTTTTCGCGTTTTTAAAAGCGCATCATCTTAAACTGTCTTTTAAAATTTATAATTCCCGTTTTTGCCGCACCCGCTTTGTTTGTCTGCGACTTTTTAACGTGCTTTTTGGTTGCGGTATGCTGCCTTCCGATTTTGAAGCGCTGTGCGGTTCGGCCACGATGATGGTGCTCCTCGCATATAAAAATTTAAAACTCGGCAAAATAACGGCGTCTAAAAAAGGCAGCCTTCTAGTTTGTGTCTTGGCCGCGTCTTGCGCTTTTTGCGGAGGCTTGCTTGATGCGACGGTCGCGGGCTTTGCTCTTGCGGCTTGCTTTTACGGCTGCCTGGATAGGGTAAATTCGCCGCCTTCAAGCTAATTTTTGGCGCCTTACGCAAGCGGACTCGTCGCGCGTATAAATAAATTTGCCCGCGTTTTTGGTGTATTTTGTAGCCGAATTTTACAAATTTTAGCCTGTTTGCGCGAGCTTTGTCTTTCGCGAACGAACTTTTAAAATTTATAAAATTTTACCCTTGCCCGTTTTGTTCGCTTTCGTGTCAAATTTATCAAATTTGACCGCATTAATTTGCGGCTTTAAATTTGTCGCCGTCGTTTTACCGTAAATCACAGAGCCGAGCAATCGTCAAAAAACTATGATACACAAGCTAAATAGCCGCCCGGCTCGCGGTTATAGCGCAAATTTTATAGCGCATTAAGCTATTTTTTATATAATCGCACCCAATTATACGAATTTGTCTTATTGCGGGACTAAGGTGAGATTTGTAAATTTGCAAATATTTTTACAAAAGATCAAAGCGATGAATCGCGAGACGAATTTAAGCGTTGCGCGGAAATTTTTGCGTCAGAGCTGGGCGCGTAGCCTGCCGCAGACCGCAAATTTCAAACCCCGTAAAAAGTGCTAAAAAGACAAGCTCTCGCAATAGGAAAGAAAAATGAAAATCTTAATGGCTATGAGCGGCGGCGTCGACTCCACCATGGGCGCAAAAATGCTGCTGGAGGCGGGTTACGAGGTCGTGGGCTGCTATATGAAACTACACAAAAAGCCTGGCTATCACGAGCAAAACATCGGCAAAGTGGCCCGCGCGTGCGAGTACCTGGGCATAAACTATCACGTGATCGATCTGCAAGACGAGTTTGACAGATACGTCTATACGCCCTTCGTCGGCGCCTACAAAGAGGGCCGCACGCCAAATCCCTGTGCGCTTTGCAACCGCTTTATAAAATTCGGCGAGCTGTTAAAATTCGCCAAAAGTATCGGCTGCGAAAAACTCGCCACCGGCCACTACATCCGCGTTCAAGACGGTCTGATCAGAGTCGCCGCCGATCCTAGCAAAGACCAGAGCTATTTCGTCGCGCAGGTGCCAAAAGAGATAATCGCCGATATGATTTTCCCGCTCGGGGACAAATTTAAAAAGGATATAAAAGAGCTGGCAAAATCTCTGCCGAGTTTTCGCGAGTACGGCGAGCAGGCCGAGAGCAGCGAGATTTGCTTCGTCGAGGATACCTATATCGAGGTGCTAAACAAACACTACGAGACCGACTTGCCGGGCGACGTGGTCGATAGCGCGGGGCGTGTGATCGGGCGGCACAACGGCTATATGCACTACACGATCGGCAAGAGGCGCGGATTTGAGGTGTTTGGGGCGCACGAGCCGCATTTCGTGCTCGCTATCGACGCGGCAAATAACCGCATCGTCGTAGGTCCCAAAGAGGAGCTTGAGCGCGGCAAGATCGCGGTAAATAGCCTAAATTTGTTCATAGACGAGAGCGAGTTTGACTGCGACGTCAAGGTGCGCTACCGCAGCATCGGACTAAACGCGCACGTAAAAGTGCTTGAGGGCGGCACTGCCGAGGTCGAGCTAAAACAGAGCGCATTTGGCGTGGCTAGCGGGCAGCTGGCGGTATTTTATAGAGGCGAGCTGGTTATCGGCAGCGGATTTATACTGTAAATTTTATCTTAAATTTGATCGCTTCGGGCGGTCGAATTTGTCAAATTTGGATCGGCGTTTGCGGGCAGAGGCTGGCCAAATTTGCCTGCGTTTGATCAAATTTAAGATCTAGTCAAATTTACCGCCCGCCGCGCAAAATCCTCAAATTTTCTTTATTTTACGGTCTGCTTTCATGCTTCAAATTTAGCCTAAAATCGCTAAAATATACAAAAATAATCAAAGGACGCAAGATGAATCCAAAAGAGATCGCCGAGGAACTCATCATAAAAATGATCAACGCCGCTGATCGCAAGCAAACCCAGCGCGTGCGCGGAGTGCTTCGCCGACGTCGTATTCGTTGATCACTCGAGCCTAAACGGCATGCGCGGCGCGCTAGTGAGCGCGGACGAGTTCGTGACGTCGTGGCAGCAGCTGCTCGAGGACGCGCAGACCTACGCTTCGCTTAGCAACTTTGAACTATTGCCCGCGCAGGAAAGCATCAGCGCCGAGTACCACGCGCATATTTTATACGGCGCCCGGCGCCCGGCCGTGGGAGATATTCGGCCGTCAAATTTTTGAGATATTTAGGGTTTCGGGCGAGTACAAGATTACTTCGTTTCAGTTCGTCGCCGCCGCGCAAAGGGGCAACAAAAACTTCCTAAAAGAGCTACAAACGCGTAAAAAACGCTCGAAGCTCGGTCAAATTTACAATAAATTTAGCGGGAAAAAGTGAAATTCGTTTTATGCGCGCGAGGCTTTGAACCGTAAATTTACGCCTAAATTTATCGGCACCCCCCTCCCGCAAAAATGCTAATTTTATTTTCAGTAATCGCAAGCCTGCTAAGCCGTCAAATTTACCTCTTACTTAAAAATGTCAAGGCTCAAATTTAACTCGTCTATGATAGATAAAAGCTCTGAAATTTCCTTTTTGATCTGCTTTCCGTCGTAAAGGCTAGCGGGCGTCAAAAGATATCTTGCCTCTACTTTATCATCCGTAAAAACTCTAAATTCATCGTTAAAAAGAGTATCATCCATCCGCTCTTTTTCGCCTAAAAATTTAGTATTTAGCGTGCGGCTCGCGACTATAGTTTGTCCGCTAAATTTCTTGTAAAACTCGCAGACTAAAACCGAGCCGCTAAAGGCCTGTATATCTTTCATCATCTTCCATACAAAAACTACCGCGGATAGCAAATTTAGCGTCGCCGAGTCGCCTAGTTTTAGTTTGGCGTCCCTGGGTATGCTTATAGCTTCGCTAAGATTAAATTTGACGCCGTTATGCGTTCCGCTGATTTGATCTTCGGCGTGAATTCATCCGGCGAATAAATGCCGATCCTGCGAAATTCTTTACGGCTGATGCCGGCATTCGGTTCGTAGCTAAAATTTGGACCCACTTCGCAGATAGCTGCACGGACGAAAACGTCTTTGTAAAACGCTTTGTAATCCCCCAGCTCATAGATCACTCGGCCCCTGTTAGCCATTAGCGTGACAAGAAAAACGGGATGTAGATAATGATGAAAAATAGCGAAGCAAGGTCGCTATCCAAGAGATACTTTGCGGCAAATCCGCCGCCTACGGGCAGGATAACTATAAACAAAACCCCTAAAAACAGATACTTTGCAAATGCGCATCCACACTCTTTTTGCTTTTTTGCGGTGGCAACTATGGCTTTGTTTGTGTTCAAATTTGCCTTTATCTAAATTTACGCAGCGGA comes from the Campylobacter rectus genome and includes:
- the flhF gene encoding flagellar biosynthesis protein FlhF: MATKFYTFTGESSMEALKKAQAQCGERAILVTTKQIQPKTINKKPLYEILVSVEEDASEQKKNQPQKQNLKGYEEFLRAQTPKEERPQKIILDERELFRAEQQNAKAAVNLTQNSARTAPGNQNYKTAQNSGEDILLNISKAAKEISQIANIETAPGRQDQIYDKKIDDVARQVSMLSEKVNMIADMFWEERASARNNLIIPPEFAGIYKDAKNSGMKEEHLEQIMKITAENMSPQMKANPTAVRRYFSSLLRKMLPCRSEEDNRKQKIMMLVGPTGVGKTTTLAKLAARFAYGEGRRAKTGIITLDTYRIGAVEQLFQYAKMMKLPILDVIEVEDFKNALKQLNHCEVILIDTTGSSQYDKEKLARLEMFLKHSDAQIDVNLVLSAGSKIDDMLEIYNGFSFLDIDTLIITKFDETKIFGNVFSLVYEINKPVSFFCLGQEVPDDIMVAKSEFLVDCLLQGFNKDKK
- a CDS encoding RNA polymerase sigma factor FliA, coding for MQKPPNPYAQTIKKEQDDIVLAYMPALRAMAFRLKERLPSHIDVSDLIGAGLEEMVKLSRKYDKEQNDSFWGYAQKRVYGAMLDFLRRLDVVSRSDRTLVKSIETLVDEYFNKFEHEPDDAYIAGKLGIDVEKVSEARNVSAVVAVLNIDDQMELMSEENTLEQVEKEDLIEKIAQILNEFEERDQLIVQLYYYEELSLKEISEILGITESRISQIHKRLMDKIRKKLEGK
- the fliY gene encoding flagellar motor switch protein FliY yields the protein MNDFLKIFVNEVKATIEGLTGKTPEIGERNEYDAPKQEGIKPPLVVANVTVGGDVTAKMMLVATPVLMSAIGEWMLGEEEISRNENLSEDELDAAKEVFSNILGAFSTSLGAQKGMPKLNFEVAKVNFLDESANLDVSAFEKIYIYSVKIGDVSEHIAVVLDFALVKFLNKDQKESAQQAATAKSDLIAEEMRNIGLIMDVRLPLHVRIGSKRMLLKDVLTMDIGSVIELNQLANDPLEILISDKVVALGEVVIVDGNFGIQITQIGTKKERLEQLR
- the mnmA gene encoding tRNA 2-thiouridine(34) synthase MnmA — protein: MKILMAMSGGVDSTMGAKMLLEAGYEVVGCYMKLHKKPGYHEQNIGKVARACEYLGINYHVIDLQDEFDRYVYTPFVGAYKEGRTPNPCALCNRFIKFGELLKFAKSIGCEKLATGHYIRVQDGLIRVAADPSKDQSYFVAQVPKEIIADMIFPLGDKFKKDIKELAKSLPSFREYGEQAESSEICFVEDTYIEVLNKHYETDLPGDVVDSAGRVIGRHNGYMHYTIGKRRGFEVFGAHEPHFVLAIDAANNRIVVGPKEELERGKIAVNSLNLFIDESEFDCDVKVRYRSIGLNAHVKVLEGGTAEVELKQSAFGVASGQLAVFYRGELVIGSGFIL
- the fliM gene encoding flagellar motor switch protein FliM — translated: MADILSQEEIDALLEVVDDEEASESIGEGGKEEQRQVIIYDFKRPNRVSKEQLRAIKGIHDKLARNLASQISSVMRSIVEIRLHSVDQMTYGEFLMSLPSPTSFNVFSIKPLDGNCVLEINPSIAFPMIDRLLGGNGEGFEASRELTDIEVNLLDAILRMMMQRLKESWSMITDMYPNVEAKESSPNVVQIVSQNEIVIMVVMEIIVGNSSGMINICYPVIYLEPILSRLANRDIMLGETSAKKSRNKELKTLIGRAEVLYEAILGKSVVSVNEFLNLKEGDILRLDRSANDKAIVTIDKKEVFLAEVGLHRFRKSIRIEELIRSDKDEIKNILEQYEEERKAKLMSYEQEDEEDEDNILGGGEDDE
- a CDS encoding DUF3137 domain-containing protein, which codes for MKDIQAFSGSVLVCEFYKKFSGQTIVASRTLNTKFLGEKERMDDTLFNDEFRVFTDDKVEARYLLTPASLYDGKQIKKEISELLSIIDELNLSLDIFK
- a CDS encoding MinD/ParA family protein, which encodes MNTQAEKLKDIVASKSNAKNTRFIAVTSGKGGVGKSTISANLANILARNGYKVALFDADIGLANLDVILNVRMSKNLLHVLKGECSLKDILIEVKPNLTLIPGESGDEILKFNNQFLYERFFEESSSLDELDFIIIDTGAGIGGNTRLFLEAADEVIVVTVPDPAAITDAYAVIKVTSKNKDNISMLFNMVKSEKEAVRIFEHIRKVAKANIENPLNLEFLGAISEDKNVSRSIKQRTLFTDDSKFDAASMELEQVASKLLYRLEQKVLNPNVTNSFSGFFRRLIEQF
- a CDS encoding LOG family protein: MDEILNDLAKFRDFATYKNPSVTFFGSARFDESSKYCKMAFSLAKELADGGFAVVSGGGPGVMEAANKGAYESGKSPSIGLNIVLPFEQVTNRYATSNFVFSNLSARKFALIERSRAFLVFPGGFGTLDELFEILVLAQIGAKKAKIFLIGSEFWGKLDDFIKTTLIHEKAVSEEDLSLYTISDDLNAVRDEILGILN